The Falco cherrug isolate bFalChe1 chromosome 6, bFalChe1.pri, whole genome shotgun sequence genome window below encodes:
- the CENPO gene encoding centromere protein O — translation MEGGKACAPSGVFAHLEMLEVQSHEAAVKQEEMEQQEEKLARLKATVQELRLRRDELQAKVDLQQKGQLGKEGVTLPPAQPSAQAVLEWKIKSLKAMLRLFYLTGISGKLTKKGVCFCISTAYEGTYLDSYYLDLLTEPEVQIYRHSVPIFIPLEEIAKKYLQTDIRRFLSVLSDHLNAYVQRRYQADQLQKHFSDQIEGKLQRNSLCDLLVFNYNVSRKSKTFLFKVRLLYGDLCCSLPTEAVVSCASDTPASVAEMAAAHSGLFRRVALHKAFRSFGSA, via the exons ATGGAGGGGGGGAAAGCTTGTGCACCAAGCG GAGTGTTTGCTCACCTGGAAATGCTGGAGGTGCAGTCTCATGAGGCAGCTGTGAAGCAGGAGGAAATGGAGCAGCAAGAAGAGAAGCTGGCCAGGCTGAAAGCAACAGTTCAGGAGCTGAGACTCCGGAGGGATGAGCTGCAGGCTAAGGTGGATCTGCAGCAAAAGGGG CAACTTGGGAAAGAAGGAGTCACGCTGCCTCCGGCACAGCCCAGTGCTCAGGCTGTTTTGGAGTGGAAGATAAAAAGCCTTAAGGCCATGCTGCGGCTCTTTTACCTCACAG GGATCAGCGGGAAGCTGACCAAGAAGGGAGTGTGTTTCTGCATCAGCACGGCTTACGAGGGCACCTACTTGGATTCTTACTACCTGGACCTGCTCACCGAGCCAGAAGTGCAGATTTACCGCCACTCTGTCCCCATCTTCATCCCCCTGGAGGAGATAGCCAAGAAGTACTTGCAGACGGACATCAGGCGCTTCTTGTCTGTCCTGTCTGACCACCTGAATGCTTACGTTCAGAGGAGGTACCAGGCAGACCAGTTACAG AAACACTTTTCGGACCAGATAGAAGGAAAGTTGCAGAGGAACTCCTTGTGTGACTTGCTGGTCTTTAATTACAACGTGTCAAGGAAAAGCAAGACCTTTCTGTTCAAGGTGAGGCTGCTTTATGGAGATCTCTGTTGCAGCCTCCCCACTGAAGCAGTCGTTTCCTGCGCAT CGGACACTCCCGCATCTGTAGCAGAGATGGCAGCAGCTCACTCGGGCCTGTTTCGCCGTGTGGCCCTGCACAAAGCCTTCCGCTCCTTCGGCAGCGCGTGA
- the ADCY3 gene encoding adenylate cyclase type 3 — MPRNRAFSEPECSAEYSADYSVSLPSDPERGVGRTHEVTVRSSGPCLCLPRFMRLTFAPESLENLYQTYFRRQRHETLLVLVVFAALFDCYVLVMCAVVYTADKLAPLLAAAAGLVAHVLLFILCKYRLLPERVARRFLPYILWVLILAQIFCYLGLNFSRSPEASDTVGWQAFFVFSFFITLPLRLAPIVLITAISCGIHTLVLGVTIAQQRQDALDEGTLLRQILSNVAIYLCAITVGTMSYYMADRKHRKAFLEARQSLEVKLNLEEQSQQQERLMLSILPKHVADEMLKDMKKDPSQKEMQQFNTMYMYRHENVSILFADIVGFTQLSSSCSAQELVKLLNELFARFDKLAAKYHQLRIKILGDCYYCICGLPEYREDHAVCSIMMGLAMVEAISYVREKTKTAVDMRVGVHSGTVLGGVLGQKRWQYDVWSTDVTVANKMEAGGIPGRVHISQSTMDCLKGEFEVEPGEGGSRCEYLKEKGIITYLVVVPKQPLRNGINGVKLSLTSSHGGSPPLVNTKERNGSLSLACASPEEPEEPDTRVRGTLESGEEDGEAVNPSFPNPRRRLRLRDLAERVIDASQNEQELNKLLNEALLERESVQALKGKSTFRLSMRFIDPEMETRYSVEKEKQSGAAFSCSCVVLFFTALVEVFIDPWLVANYVTFIVGEILLLILTLCSLAAILPRVFPKKLVAFSTWIDRTRWARNTWAMAAIIIVTMADIVDMLSCWQDHGGTGNGTVGPLRPGGCGEQPKYYSYIALLALVATIMLVQVSHMVKLTLMVLITGATGAVNIYAWEHIFDQYDRHRGQQSTSLLVPSKYSMTAMIFIVMLSFYYFSRHVEKLARTLFLWKIDVHDQKERVYEMRRWNEALVTNMLPEHVARHFLGSKKRDEELYSQSYDEIGVMFASLPNFADFYTEESINNGGIECLRFLNEIISDFDALLDEPQFRCITKIKTIGSTYMAASGVTPDANANGYTTKKETLSDKERWQHLADLADFALAMKVTLMNINYQSFNNFMLRIGMNKGAVLAGVIGARKPHYDIWGNTVNVASRMESTGVMGNIQVVEETHLILKEYGFRFVRRGAIYVKGKGELLTFFLKGREKQGSFVNGSSVTLPHQVVDSS, encoded by the exons ATGCCCAGGAACAGGGCTTTTTCCGAGCCCGAGTGCTCGGCCGAGTACTCGGCAGACTACTCGGTGAGCCTGCCGTCGGACCCCGAGCGCGGCGTGGGTCGCACCCACGAGGTGACGGTGCGCAGCTCGGgaccctgcctctgcctgccccgCTTCATGCGCCTCACCTTCGCTCCCGAGTCCCTGGAGAACCTCTACCAGACTTACTTCCGCCGCCAACGCCACGAGACCCTCCTGGTGCTGGTGGTCTTTGCCGCCCTCTTCGACTGCTACGTCCTCGTCATGTGCGCCGTGGTCTACACCGCCGACAAGCTGGCCCCGCTGCTGGCGGCAGCGGCCGGGCTGGTTGCCCATGTGCTGCTCTTCATCCTTTGCAAGTACAGGCTGCTTCCCGAGCGGGTGGCCCGCAGGTTCCTGCCCTACATCCTCTGGGTCCTCATCTTGGCCCAGATCTTCTGCTACCTGGGTCTCAACTTCTCCCGCTCGCCCGAGGCCAGCGACACGGTGGGCTGGCAGGCTTTCTTCGTCTTCTCCTTCTTCATCACTTTGCCGCTGCGCTTGGCGCCCATCGTGCTCATCACCGCCATCTCCTGCGGCATCCACACGCTGGTGCTCGGTGTCACCATCGCCCAGCAGCGGCAGGATGCCCTGGACGAGGGGACGCTGCTGAGACAG ATCCTGTCCAATGTTGCCATCTACCTTTGTGCCATCACGGTGGGCACCATGTCCTACTACATGGCTGACCGCAAGCACCGCAAAGCCTTCCTTGAAGCACGCCAGTCCCTTGAGGTCAAGCTCAACctggaggagcagagccagcagcag GAGCGGCTGATGCTCTCCATCCTGCCCAAGCACGTGGCCGATGAGATGCTGAAGGACATGAAGAAGGACCCGAGCCAGAAGGAGATGCAGCAGTTCAACACCATGTACATGTACCGCCATGAGAACGTCAG catcctcttCGCAGACATTGTGGGCTTCACCCAGCTGTCCTCGTCCTGCAGCGCCCAGGAGCTGGTGAAGCTCCTCAATGAGCTCTTCGCCCGCTTCGACAAGCTGGCAGCC AAATACCACCAGCTGCGCATCAAGATCCTTGGTGACTGCTACTACTGCATCTGCGGGCTGCCCGAGTACCGGGAGGACCACGCCGTCTGCTCCATCATGATGGGGCTGGCCATGGTGGAGGCCATTTC ctacGTGCGGGAGAAGACCAAGACGGCGGTGGACATGCGGGTGGGGGTGCACAGTGGGacagtgctggggggggtgcTGGGCCAGAAGCGCTGGCAGTATGACGTGTGGTCCACCGACGTTACCGTGGCCAACAAGATGGAGGCAGGCGGCATCCCTGG GCGGGTGCACATCTCGCAGAGCACTATGGATTGCCTGAAGGGTGAGTTCGAGGTGGAGCCGGGTGAAGGTGGCTCACGCTGCGAGTACCTGAAGGAGAAGGGCATCATCACCTACCTCGTCGTGGTCCCCAAGCAGCCCCTGCGCAACGGCATCAATGGGGTG AAGCTGTCGCTGACCTCATCCCACGGTGGCTCCCCGCCGCTGGTCAACACCAAGGAGCGCAACGGCAGCCTCAGCCTGGCCTGCGCCAGCCCCGAGGAGCCTGAGGAGCCCGACACCAGGGTGAGGGGCACCCTGGAGAGcggggaggaggatggagag GCCGTGAACCCCTCCTTCCCCAACCCTCGGCGGCGGCTGCGATTGCGGGACCTGGCCGAGCGCGTGATCGATGCCTCGCAGAACGAGCAGGAGCTCAACAAGCTGCTCAATGAAGCCTTGCTGGAGCGCGAGTCCGTGCAGGC gctgaaggGGAAGAGCACCTTCCGACTCTCCATGCGCTTCATTGACCCCGAGATGGAGACGCGCTACTCGgtggagaaggagaagcagagcgGAGCCgccttcagctgctcctgcgTTGTCCTCTTCTTCACTGCTTTGGTAGAGGTCTTCATTGACCCCTG GTTGGTGGCCAACTACGTGACTTTCATAGTCGGGGAGATCCTCCTGCTCATCCTCACCCTCTGCTCGTTGGCTGCCATCTTGCCCCGG GTTTTCCCTAAAAAGCTCGTGGCCTTCTCCACCTGGATTGACAGGACCCGCTGGGCACGCAACACCTGGGCCATGGCCGCCATCATCATCGTCACCATGGCTGACATAGTGGACATG ctcagctgctggcaggaccATGGCGGGACAGGCAACGGGACGGTGGGGCCACTGCGGCCAGGCGGCTGTGGGGAGCAACCCAAGTACTACAGCTACATTGCCCTGCTGGCCTTGGTGGCCACCATCATGCTGGTGCAGGTCAGCCACATGGTCAAGCTGACCCTCATGGTGCTGATCACTGGGGCCACCGGCGCTGTCAACATCTACGCCTGGGAGCACATCTTTGACCAGTATGACCGCCACCGTGGTCAGCAAAGCAC GTCCTTGCTGGTCCCCTCCAAATACTCCATGACAGCGATGATCTTCATCGTGATGCTCAGCTTCTACTACTTCTCTCGTCAT GTGGAGAAGCTGGCCAGGACCCTTTTCCTCTGGAAGATTGATGTCCATGACCAGAAGGAGCGGGTCTATGAGATGCGGCGCTGGAATGAGGCTCTTGTCACCAACATGCTGCCTGAGCACGTGGCCCGGCACTTCCTGGGCTCCAAGAAGCGGGACGAG GAGCTGTACAGCCAGTCCTATGATGAGATTGGTGTCATGTTTGCCTCCCTCCCCAACTTTGCCGACTTCTACACGGAGGAGAGCATCAACAACGGGGGCATTGAGTGCCTGCGCTTCCTCAACGAGATAATCTCCGACTTCGACGCG CTCCTGGACGAACCCCAGTTCCGCTGCATCACCAAAATCAAGACCATCGGCAGCACCTACATGGCGGCTTCTGGAGTGACCCCTGATGCCAACGCCAACGGCTACACCACCAAG AAGGAGACCCTCTCGGATAAGGAGCGCTGGCAGCACTTGGCCGACCTGGCCGACTTTGCCTTAGCCATGAAGGTGACACTGATGAACATCAACTACCAGTCCTTCAACAACTTCATGCTCCGCATAG GCATGAACAAGGGGGCCGTGCTGGCAGGTGTCATTGGTGCCCGCAAGCCACACTACGACATCTGGGGCAACACGGTCaacgtggccagcaggatggAGTCCACCGGCGTGATGGGGAACATACAG gtggtggaggagacCCACCTCATCCTGAAGGAGTACGGCTTCCGCTTTGTTCGCCGGGGAGCCATCTACGTCAAAGGCAAAGGGGAGCTGCTCACCTTCTTCCTCAAGGGCCGGGAGAAGCAGGGCTCCTTTGTCAATGGCTCCTCCGTCACCCTGCCCCACCAGGTGGTGGACAGCTCCTGA
- the PTRHD1 gene encoding putative peptidyl-tRNA hydrolase PTRHD1 codes for QQNGGDTASAPLPPGTARPRLPAGCAAPYGGMAAPGAAAAAAAALVQYVVLRGDLGRPPRSWPLGAVVAQGCHAALAAAHAHRQHPDTRAYLELGDAMRTVVLEAPDEAALTALAETLKQHDIDHEVWTEQPENVATCLALRPYPKDQVQQHLKKFKLLK; via the exons CAACAAAATGGCGGCGACACTGCctccgccccgctcccgccagGCACCGCGCGGCCGCGCCTCCCGGCAGGCTGTGCGGCGCCGTACGGCGGCATGGCGGCGCCTGgagcagcagcggcggcggcggcggcgctggtGCAATACGTGGTGCTGCGCGGGGACCTAGGCCGGCCGCCGCGGTCGTGGCCGCTGGGCGCGGTAGTAGCGCAGGGCTGCCACGCCGCCCTGGCCGCCGCGCATGCGCACCGGCAGCACCCCGACACCCGCGCCTACCTGGAGTTGGGCGACGCCATGCGCACGGTGGTGCTGGAG GCTCCAGATGAGGCTGCCCTGACGGCGCTGGCAGAGACCCTGAAGCAGCACGACATAGACCACGAAGTGTGGACCGAGCAGCCTGAGAACGTGGCCACCTGCCTGGCGCTCCGGCCCTACCCAAAGGACCAAGTACAGCAGCACCTGAAGAAATTCAAATTGCTAAAGTGA